In Saccharothrix syringae, the following are encoded in one genomic region:
- a CDS encoding ricin-type beta-trefoil lectin domain protein, whose translation MRLIAQCCAAVVAAAFVVVPTAQAALPTSSPADPLHAALARDLGWSPADAAVHQAAEAAAAPVEKALRARLGDRFGGAWYDGGLKVGVVDPADAAAVRAAGATPVPVPRTEKSLVEAKAKLDRAPAGADVHSWYVDPASNAVVVDARTDAAARAFASRAGVEVKPVVSANAPRPVYDLRGGDQYVINGNTLCSVGFPVNNGGFVTAGHCGGTGSPTLGYNNVGQGTFAGSSFPDNDYAWVRTNSNWAPTPYVNNYSGGSAAVAGSQEAGVGASVCRSGRTTGWRCGTVQAKNVTVNYSGRLVHGLTSTTACAEPGDSGGAYLSGNQAQGVASGAAGTCAGGGTSLFQPVNEILSAYGLQLTTTGGGGTSRIIGYQDKCVDVPNSNGVDGQRLQVWDCNGTNAQNWTFPGDGTVRAFGKCMDVAWGSRDNGAAIQLATCSGNPAQQFVLSAAGDLVNPQANKCVDVTSWGGSGTPLQQWECTGGANQKWRRG comes from the coding sequence GTGAGACTCATCGCGCAGTGCTGCGCGGCGGTGGTGGCCGCCGCGTTCGTCGTCGTGCCCACCGCCCAGGCCGCACTACCAACCTCGTCCCCGGCGGACCCCCTGCACGCCGCCCTGGCGCGCGACCTGGGGTGGAGCCCCGCGGACGCCGCCGTGCACCAGGCGGCCGAGGCGGCGGCCGCGCCGGTCGAGAAGGCGCTGAGGGCGCGCCTGGGCGACCGGTTCGGCGGCGCCTGGTACGACGGCGGCCTGAAGGTCGGCGTCGTGGACCCGGCCGACGCCGCCGCGGTCCGGGCCGCCGGCGCCACCCCCGTGCCCGTACCCCGGACCGAGAAGTCCCTGGTCGAGGCCAAGGCGAAGCTGGACCGCGCGCCCGCCGGGGCGGACGTCCACTCCTGGTACGTCGACCCGGCGTCCAACGCGGTGGTGGTCGACGCGCGCACGGACGCGGCCGCGCGGGCCTTCGCGTCCCGGGCCGGCGTCGAGGTCAAGCCGGTCGTGTCGGCCAACGCGCCACGCCCGGTCTACGACCTGCGCGGTGGCGACCAGTACGTCATCAACGGCAACACGCTGTGCTCGGTCGGCTTCCCCGTCAACAACGGCGGCTTCGTCACGGCCGGCCACTGCGGCGGCACGGGCAGCCCGACGCTCGGCTACAACAACGTCGGCCAGGGCACCTTCGCCGGTTCCTCGTTCCCGGACAACGACTACGCCTGGGTCCGCACCAACAGCAACTGGGCGCCCACCCCGTACGTGAACAACTACTCGGGCGGCAGCGCCGCGGTGGCCGGGTCGCAGGAGGCGGGCGTCGGCGCGTCGGTGTGCCGGTCGGGCCGCACCACGGGCTGGCGCTGCGGCACCGTCCAGGCCAAGAACGTGACGGTCAACTACTCCGGCCGCCTCGTCCACGGCCTGACCTCCACCACGGCGTGCGCGGAACCCGGCGACTCCGGTGGCGCGTACCTGTCGGGCAACCAGGCGCAGGGCGTCGCCTCCGGCGCCGCGGGCACCTGCGCCGGCGGCGGCACGTCGCTGTTCCAGCCGGTCAACGAGATCCTGAGCGCCTACGGCCTCCAGCTGACCACCACGGGCGGCGGCGGCACCAGCCGGATCATCGGCTACCAGGACAAGTGCGTCGACGTGCCCAACAGCAACGGCGTCGACGGCCAGCGCCTCCAGGTCTGGGACTGCAACGGCACCAACGCGCAGAACTGGACGTTCCCCGGCGACGGCACCGTCCGCGCCTTCGGCAAGTGCATGGACGTGGCCTGGGGCTCGCGCGACAACGGCGCCGCCATCCAGCTCGCCACCTGCTCGGGCAACCCGGCCCAGCAGTTCGTGCTGAGCGCGGCGGGCGACCTGGTCAACCCCCAGGCGAACAAGTGCGTGGACGTCACGTCGTGGGGCGGCAGCGGCACGCCGCTCCAGCAGTGGGAGTGCACGGGCGGCGCCAACCAGAAGTGGCGCCGCGGATAA
- a CDS encoding lamin tail domain-containing protein gives MRATLTGVVALAAVTTATTGLARAGEAAAVGLPASSSLVVNEVMTRGPFGSTDEFVEIRNVSPRPVELDRFEIRLYLANGMYWGFSFPVGTAALEPYGRQGDVLVLTGSAFSGTVPPEVQVLSLSPQVDIPDLGGVAVYTEAGVKVDAVGFSFAVPPAGREGTPASPPPGGPALFSSGRDAVSTDTDRNRTDFSLRDPTPGTPN, from the coding sequence ATGCGCGCAACCCTGACCGGCGTCGTCGCCCTCGCCGCGGTCACGACCGCGACCACCGGCCTCGCCCGGGCGGGCGAGGCCGCTGCCGTCGGCCTGCCGGCCTCGTCGTCGCTGGTGGTCAACGAGGTGATGACCCGCGGCCCCTTCGGCAGCACCGACGAGTTCGTCGAGATCCGCAACGTCAGCCCGCGGCCGGTCGAACTCGACCGCTTCGAGATCAGGCTCTACCTCGCGAACGGGATGTACTGGGGCTTCTCCTTCCCGGTGGGGACCGCGGCCCTGGAGCCCTACGGGCGGCAGGGCGACGTGCTGGTGCTCACCGGTTCGGCCTTCAGCGGCACGGTCCCTCCCGAGGTGCAGGTGCTGTCCCTCTCCCCGCAAGTCGACATCCCGGACCTCGGTGGTGTGGCGGTCTACACCGAGGCCGGCGTGAAGGTCGACGCGGTGGGCTTCTCGTTCGCGGTTCCCCCGGCGGGGCGCGAGGGCACGCCGGCGAGCCCGCCTCCCGGGGGACCCGCGCTCTTCTCCTCCGGTCGTGACGCGGTGAGCACCGACACCGACCGGAACCGGACCGACTTCAGCCTGCGCGACCCCACCCCCGGCACGCCGAACTGA
- a CDS encoding discoidin domain-containing protein has product MSPTTRARSRLAAALLALSVTALTLVTPAAQGAPAAALVHDGDRGTYWQTDSLPRSVDLDLGAPTRIDQVRLSVPEHWGERTQTLSVQAGLDGGGLATLVPSATHTFTPDRGNQVTLDVDPTLVRYVRVEVTGNSAGRGAQLAEVDVRRVVDAQAVLPATYTASSHSDVYQAPNAGDGNQATYWESANNAFPQWLRADLGAALKVDRVVLKLPTANWGARTQTLAVQHSTDGTTFGDLVPSAPYTFNPASNNTVTIQFTATTTRYVRLWITGNTGWPAGQVAEFEVHGTSGGDTQAPAAPTNLAYSTPQSGQIRLTWSAATDNVGVTGYDVYANGQLRTSVAGNVLSYTDSQPDGVAVTYYVVAKDAAGNQSPQSNSVTRPGSGGANLAKGKPITASSHTFTFVAANANDDDVNTYWEGATYPNTLTTQLGANADLTSVTLRLNPSSAWGARTQNIQVLGREQSASGFTGLVPARDYRFDPATGNSVTIPLTARVADVQLRITANTGAPGGQVAEFQVFGTSAPNPDLTVTGTSFTPASPVETNPITLSATVRNAGTAASAATDVTFFLGDQPVGTAQVGALAAGASATASADIGPRGSGSYQYTAKVDETKKVVEQDEANNARLHPSALVVTPVPSSDLVATVSWSPGNPSNNQSTTFSAVLRNEGTIATAAGAHGVTLTVLDSAGTAVRTLTGGYTGTIQPGQSAPQVTLGSWTAANGNYTVRTQVAVDANEIAARQANNLSTQPLFVGRGANVPWQHVEAEDGVVAGGAAKIGPNRTIGDLAGEASGRRAVTLNSTGASVEFTTGTATNTLVTRFSIPDAPGGGGISATLNVYVNGTYHKAIDLTSRHIWLYGNEANPGNSPGAGGPRHIYDEANVVLDGTFPAGTKIKLQKDAANTTSYAIDFVNFENAVAQANPDPARYVTPAGFGHQDVQNALDRFRMDTSGTLLGVYLPAGTYTTAQKFQVYGKPVRVIGAGPWFTRFVVPTTQENTDAGFRAESSVNGSTFSGFSFFGNYVSRIDGPGKVFDFANVSNITIDNIWAEHMVCLYWGANTDSMTIRNSRIRDMFADGINMTNGSTDNLVQNIEARSTGDDSFALFSAIDAGGADEKNNVYENLTSLTTWRAAGLAVYGGFLNTFRNIYVADTLTYAGVTISSLDFGYPMNGFGPEPTTFSGITLVRTGGHFWGAQTFPGIWMFSASKPFRGIRVNDVDIVDPTYSGIMFQTNYVGGQPQNPVQDTVLTNVSISGARLSGDEFQAKSGIGVWANELPEVGQGPAVGSATFNNLRLSNNNENIRNRTSTFTITVNP; this is encoded by the coding sequence ATGTCACCGACGACACGTGCTCGTTCACGCCTAGCCGCGGCGCTGCTCGCGCTGTCCGTCACCGCGTTGACCCTGGTCACCCCTGCCGCCCAGGGCGCTCCCGCCGCCGCGCTGGTCCACGACGGCGACCGGGGCACCTACTGGCAGACCGACTCCCTCCCCCGGTCGGTCGACCTCGACCTCGGCGCGCCCACCCGGATCGACCAGGTCCGGCTGTCCGTGCCCGAGCACTGGGGCGAGCGGACCCAGACCCTGAGCGTCCAGGCCGGCCTGGACGGCGGGGGCCTGGCCACGCTCGTCCCCTCCGCCACCCACACCTTCACCCCCGACCGGGGCAACCAGGTCACCCTCGACGTCGACCCGACGCTGGTGCGCTACGTGCGGGTCGAGGTGACCGGCAACAGCGCGGGTCGGGGCGCGCAGCTCGCCGAGGTCGACGTCCGCCGGGTCGTCGACGCGCAGGCCGTGCTGCCCGCCACCTACACCGCGAGCAGCCACAGCGACGTCTACCAGGCGCCCAACGCCGGCGACGGCAACCAGGCCACCTACTGGGAGAGCGCCAACAACGCGTTCCCGCAGTGGCTGCGGGCCGACCTGGGCGCGGCCCTGAAGGTCGACCGCGTGGTGCTCAAGCTGCCCACCGCGAACTGGGGGGCGCGCACGCAGACGCTGGCCGTGCAGCACAGCACGGACGGCACGACGTTCGGCGACCTCGTCCCGTCGGCGCCCTACACCTTCAACCCCGCCTCGAACAACACGGTGACCATCCAGTTCACCGCCACCACCACGCGGTACGTGCGGCTGTGGATCACCGGCAACACCGGCTGGCCCGCCGGCCAGGTCGCCGAGTTCGAGGTGCACGGCACCTCCGGCGGCGACACCCAGGCGCCCGCCGCGCCGACCAACCTCGCCTACAGCACGCCGCAGTCCGGCCAGATCCGGCTGACCTGGTCCGCCGCCACCGACAACGTCGGCGTGACCGGCTACGACGTGTACGCCAACGGCCAGTTGCGCACCAGCGTCGCGGGCAACGTCCTGAGCTACACCGACAGCCAGCCCGACGGCGTCGCGGTCACCTACTACGTGGTCGCCAAGGACGCGGCGGGCAACCAGTCGCCGCAGAGCAACAGCGTCACCCGGCCCGGCAGCGGCGGCGCGAACCTCGCCAAGGGCAAGCCGATCACGGCCAGCTCCCACACGTTCACCTTCGTCGCCGCCAACGCCAACGACGACGACGTGAACACCTACTGGGAGGGCGCCACCTACCCGAACACGCTGACCACCCAGCTCGGCGCGAACGCGGACCTCACGTCGGTCACGCTGCGGCTCAACCCGTCGTCGGCGTGGGGCGCGCGCACGCAGAACATCCAGGTCCTCGGCCGCGAGCAGAGCGCGTCCGGCTTCACCGGCCTGGTCCCGGCCCGCGACTACCGCTTCGACCCGGCCACCGGCAACTCGGTGACCATCCCGCTGACCGCGCGCGTCGCGGACGTGCAGCTGCGCATCACCGCCAACACCGGCGCGCCCGGCGGCCAGGTCGCCGAGTTCCAGGTGTTCGGCACGTCGGCGCCCAACCCGGACCTGACCGTCACCGGCACCTCGTTCACCCCGGCGAGCCCGGTGGAGACGAACCCGATCACGCTGTCCGCGACCGTGCGCAACGCGGGCACGGCCGCCTCCGCGGCCACCGACGTGACCTTCTTCCTGGGCGACCAGCCCGTCGGCACCGCCCAGGTGGGCGCGCTGGCGGCGGGCGCGTCGGCGACCGCCTCGGCCGACATCGGCCCGCGCGGCTCCGGCTCCTACCAGTACACCGCCAAGGTCGACGAGACGAAGAAGGTCGTCGAGCAGGACGAGGCGAACAACGCCCGCCTGCACCCGTCGGCGCTCGTGGTCACCCCGGTGCCCAGCTCCGACCTGGTCGCGACGGTCTCCTGGTCGCCGGGCAACCCGTCGAACAACCAGAGCACCACCTTCAGCGCCGTCCTGCGCAACGAGGGCACCATCGCCACCGCCGCCGGCGCGCACGGCGTCACGCTGACCGTCCTCGACTCCGCCGGCACCGCCGTCCGCACCCTGACCGGCGGCTACACCGGCACGATCCAGCCGGGCCAGTCCGCGCCGCAGGTCACCCTCGGCTCGTGGACCGCGGCCAACGGCAACTACACCGTCCGCACCCAGGTCGCGGTCGACGCCAACGAGATCGCGGCCCGGCAGGCCAACAACCTGTCCACCCAGCCGCTGTTCGTCGGCCGCGGCGCGAACGTGCCGTGGCAGCACGTCGAGGCCGAGGACGGCGTGGTCGCGGGCGGCGCCGCCAAGATCGGCCCGAACCGCACCATCGGCGACCTCGCCGGCGAGGCGTCCGGCCGCCGCGCGGTGACGCTGAACAGCACCGGCGCGTCGGTCGAGTTCACCACCGGCACCGCCACCAACACCCTGGTCACCCGGTTCTCCATCCCGGACGCCCCGGGCGGCGGCGGCATCAGCGCCACGCTCAACGTCTACGTCAACGGCACCTACCACAAGGCCATCGACCTGACCTCGCGCCACATCTGGCTCTACGGCAACGAGGCCAACCCCGGCAACTCGCCGGGCGCCGGCGGCCCGCGGCACATCTACGACGAGGCCAACGTGGTGCTCGACGGGACTTTCCCGGCGGGCACCAAGATCAAGCTCCAGAAGGACGCCGCGAACACCACCAGCTACGCCATCGACTTCGTCAACTTCGAGAACGCGGTGGCGCAGGCCAACCCCGACCCCGCCCGCTACGTCACCCCGGCCGGGTTCGGCCACCAGGACGTGCAGAACGCGCTCGACCGGTTCCGCATGGACACCAGCGGCACCCTGCTCGGCGTGTACCTGCCCGCGGGCACCTACACCACGGCGCAGAAGTTCCAGGTGTACGGCAAGCCGGTCCGCGTGATCGGCGCCGGCCCGTGGTTCACCCGGTTCGTCGTGCCCACCACGCAGGAGAACACCGACGCGGGCTTCCGCGCCGAGTCCTCGGTGAACGGCTCGACGTTCAGCGGGTTCTCGTTCTTCGGCAACTACGTGTCGCGCATCGACGGCCCGGGCAAGGTGTTCGACTTCGCCAACGTCTCGAACATCACCATCGACAACATCTGGGCCGAGCACATGGTGTGCCTGTACTGGGGCGCGAACACCGACTCCATGACCATCAGGAACTCGCGCATCCGGGACATGTTCGCCGACGGCATCAACATGACCAACGGCAGCACGGACAACCTCGTGCAGAACATCGAGGCGCGCTCGACCGGCGACGACAGCTTCGCGCTGTTCTCGGCGATCGACGCGGGCGGCGCGGACGAGAAGAACAACGTCTACGAGAACCTGACGTCCCTGACCACGTGGCGCGCGGCCGGCCTGGCGGTCTACGGCGGCTTCCTCAACACCTTCCGCAACATCTACGTGGCCGACACGCTGACGTACGCGGGCGTCACCATCAGCTCGCTGGACTTCGGCTACCCGATGAACGGGTTCGGGCCCGAGCCGACCACGTTCAGCGGGATCACGCTGGTGCGCACCGGTGGCCACTTCTGGGGCGCGCAGACGTTCCCGGGGATCTGGATGTTCTCCGCGTCCAAGCCGTTCCGGGGCATCCGGGTCAACGACGTGGACATCGTCGACCCGACCTACAGCGGGATCATGTTCCAGACCAACTACGTGGGCGGTCAGCCGCAGAACCCGGTGCAGGACACGGTGCTGACCAACGTGTCGATCTCGGGGGCGCGGCTCAGCGGTGACGAGTTCCAGGCCAAGTCCGGCATCGGCGTGTGGGCCAACGAGCTGCCGGAGGTCGGGCAGGGGCCGGCGGTGGGCTCGGCGACGTTCAACAACCTGCGGTTGAGCAACAACAACGAGAACATCCGCAACCGCACGTCCACCTTCACCATCACGGTCAACCCGTAG
- a CDS encoding tetratricopeptide repeat protein, with protein MSDPKAALARELGRLRRRVPDVSDEAVARRASAVVLPSGRRVAVNARRLGEWVGGRSVPRDFDAVLAVAMATGGVTGVERLRGLWRAARRERRGPASAETPVAPPVPVAPPVPVAPPPPVPARSRTAPVPAPVPTGTGRGDRVGGAVVGRIAVGRPPSDAAALRSRPALTGAIEAALGDPGVRRVLLTGAGGVGKSQLATAVFHRSPADVRVWVAARTRQSVLTGYARAWRALVASEAGTDDEAQADLFLNRLRTTTTSWLVVLDDVDDPAELAGLWPAGDAGRSVVTTRRRDAALLRPDVRVVPVGTFDPDEAAAYLAERLSVDPRHRPEDQAALAAAVGCFPLALAQAAAFLIDTGVDVPAYLDLLADRRQRVADLFPPSSPADAHDDTVAGAVRLAAERAGSLAATAPDVLGLVSVLAPDGIPEAVLLDGGRGLLALRALHRLNLVTHHDRRVEAHALVQRAARDLVPDLGAVAVAAADALEREWAGADPDTAAALHRNAEVLRAVAGEHLWRGGMHPVLDRVVRYLDSIGRAAAARDVAVGLLARAVEPRDVVVLRTRVAKATGDLGDPAAALAALGEVLEQAERELGPTDTDTLWARLYQARFRMESGLVADALAGFDSLIADCGLPAGHPLVVAALDDRVLTLGLSGDTEGAREAAAALVEVLRAELGPRHPQTLRVLLGLARWVGEGGDARRSVELHREAVDGLGSVGARGLHDAFIARHNLAYWRAVAGDLAEAVTEFGAAAADAERVLGRRHPTTLTCLANQAFWCGVAGDASAVERLARLRGEVEAVFGPRHPRVLRTRQQLADLLHRGGRRTEAVAELRAVLAEMSRVQGENHPRTREAAQLLAGWGVRTAAR; from the coding sequence TTGAGCGACCCGAAAGCGGCGTTGGCGCGGGAACTGGGACGGCTGCGGCGGCGGGTCCCGGACGTGTCGGACGAGGCGGTGGCCCGGCGCGCGAGCGCGGTGGTGCTGCCCTCGGGGCGGCGGGTGGCGGTGAACGCCCGGCGGCTGGGGGAGTGGGTCGGCGGGCGGTCCGTGCCGCGCGACTTCGACGCCGTGCTGGCCGTCGCGATGGCGACCGGTGGGGTGACCGGGGTGGAGCGGTTGCGCGGGTTGTGGCGGGCGGCGCGGCGGGAGCGGCGCGGTCCGGCCTCGGCGGAGACCCCGGTCGCACCCCCGGTCCCGGTCGCACCTCCGGTCCCGGTCGCACCGCCGCCTCCGGTTCCCGCCCGGTCCCGGACGGCCCCCGTCCCGGCTCCGGTGCCGACCGGGACGGGGCGCGGCGACCGGGTGGGCGGGGCCGTGGTGGGCCGGATCGCGGTGGGCCGACCGCCCAGCGACGCGGCGGCACTGCGGAGCAGGCCCGCGCTCACCGGGGCGATCGAGGCGGCGCTGGGGGACCCGGGCGTGCGCCGGGTGCTGCTCACCGGCGCGGGCGGCGTCGGCAAGTCGCAGTTGGCCACCGCCGTGTTCCACCGATCACCTGCCGACGTGCGGGTGTGGGTCGCCGCGCGCACCCGGCAGTCCGTGCTCACCGGCTACGCCCGCGCGTGGCGGGCGCTGGTCGCCTCCGAGGCCGGCACCGACGACGAGGCGCAGGCCGACCTGTTCCTCAACCGGCTGCGCACCACCACCACGTCCTGGCTGGTGGTGCTGGACGACGTGGACGACCCGGCCGAGCTCGCCGGCCTGTGGCCCGCGGGCGACGCCGGGCGCAGCGTGGTCACCACGCGCCGGCGCGACGCCGCGCTGCTCCGGCCGGACGTGCGGGTGGTGCCGGTGGGCACGTTCGACCCCGACGAGGCCGCGGCCTACCTGGCCGAGCGGCTGTCGGTCGACCCGCGGCACCGGCCGGAGGACCAGGCCGCGCTCGCCGCCGCGGTCGGGTGCTTCCCGCTCGCGCTCGCGCAGGCCGCCGCGTTCCTCATCGACACCGGCGTGGACGTGCCCGCCTACCTGGACCTGCTGGCCGACCGGCGGCAGCGGGTGGCCGACCTGTTCCCGCCCTCCTCGCCCGCGGACGCGCACGACGACACGGTGGCGGGCGCGGTGCGGCTGGCCGCGGAGCGGGCCGGGTCGCTGGCGGCCACCGCGCCCGACGTGCTGGGCCTGGTCTCGGTGCTCGCGCCGGACGGCATCCCCGAGGCGGTGCTGCTCGACGGCGGGCGCGGCCTGCTGGCCCTGCGCGCCCTGCACCGGCTCAACCTGGTCACCCACCACGACCGCCGCGTCGAGGCGCACGCCCTCGTGCAGCGCGCCGCCCGCGACCTCGTGCCCGACCTGGGCGCCGTGGCGGTGGCGGCGGCCGACGCGCTGGAGCGCGAGTGGGCCGGGGCCGACCCGGACACCGCCGCCGCGCTGCACCGCAACGCCGAGGTGCTGCGCGCGGTCGCCGGCGAGCACCTGTGGCGGGGCGGGATGCACCCGGTGCTCGACCGCGTCGTCCGCTACCTGGACAGCATCGGCCGGGCCGCGGCCGCCCGCGACGTGGCGGTCGGGCTGCTGGCGCGGGCGGTCGAACCGCGCGACGTGGTGGTGCTGCGCACCCGGGTCGCCAAGGCGACCGGTGACCTCGGCGACCCGGCGGCGGCGCTGGCGGCGCTGGGCGAGGTGCTGGAGCAGGCGGAGCGCGAGCTCGGGCCGACCGACACCGACACCCTGTGGGCCCGGCTGTACCAGGCGCGGTTCCGGATGGAGTCGGGCCTGGTGGCGGACGCGCTCGCCGGGTTCGACTCGCTGATCGCCGACTGCGGCCTGCCCGCCGGGCACCCGCTGGTGGTGGCCGCGCTGGACGACCGCGTGCTGACCCTGGGCCTGTCCGGCGACACCGAGGGCGCCCGGGAGGCCGCCGCCGCGCTGGTGGAGGTGCTGCGGGCGGAGCTGGGGCCGCGGCACCCGCAGACGCTGCGCGTCCTGCTGGGGCTCGCCCGCTGGGTGGGCGAGGGCGGCGACGCCCGGCGGTCCGTGGAGCTCCACCGGGAGGCGGTGGACGGCCTGGGGTCGGTGGGCGCCCGCGGCCTGCACGACGCGTTCATCGCCCGGCACAACCTGGCCTACTGGCGCGCCGTGGCCGGGGACCTGGCGGAGGCCGTCACCGAGTTCGGCGCGGCCGCCGCCGACGCCGAGCGGGTCCTGGGGCGACGGCACCCCACCACCCTGACCTGCCTGGCCAACCAGGCGTTCTGGTGCGGGGTGGCGGGTGACGCGTCGGCGGTGGAGCGGCTGGCCCGGCTGCGCGGGGAGGTCGAGGCGGTGTTCGGCCCGCGGCACCCGCGCGTGCTGCGGACCCGCCAGCAGCTGGCCGACCTCCTGCACCGGGGCGGCCGGCGGACCGAGGCGGTCGCCGAGCTGCGCGCGGTGCTGGCGGAGATGTCCCGGGTGCAGGGGGAGAACCACCCGCGCACCCGGGAGGCGGCGCAACTGCTGGCGGGGTGGGGGGTCAGGACCGCCGCACGATGA
- the yjfF gene encoding galactofuranose ABC transporter, permease protein YjfF produces MKQTVAVEPEVTPASRKPSGVTVSVPKRFLPVIATFVVFVATFGVGSVRYEGFATGQVVANLFIDNAFLIVLAVGMTFVILTGGIDLSVGSVVALSTMIAAAGLRAGWPPLLVVVAVLVVGSGLGLAMGWVIHRFGVQPFIVTLAGMFLARGLCFVISVESISIKDPAFRTLATESIELPGKVTITYPVVIALVVVLAAAYVLHLTRFGRTVYAVGGSESSARLMGLATTRAKIGVYVVSGFCSALGGLLYSLYMLSGYSLHAVGMELDAIAAVVVGGSLLSGGVGFVVGSVAGVLVLGTIQTLVSFQGTLSSWWTKIVVGALLLAFIALQRLIVRRS; encoded by the coding sequence ATGAAGCAGACAGTGGCCGTCGAGCCGGAGGTGACCCCGGCGTCCCGGAAGCCGTCCGGGGTGACGGTGAGCGTCCCGAAGCGGTTCCTGCCGGTGATCGCCACGTTCGTGGTGTTCGTGGCGACGTTCGGCGTCGGCTCGGTGCGGTACGAGGGGTTCGCGACCGGCCAGGTGGTGGCGAACCTGTTCATCGACAACGCGTTCCTGATCGTGCTCGCGGTCGGCATGACGTTCGTGATCCTGACCGGCGGCATCGACCTGTCGGTGGGCTCGGTGGTGGCGCTGTCCACGATGATCGCGGCGGCCGGGCTGCGCGCGGGCTGGCCGCCGCTGCTGGTGGTGGTCGCGGTGCTCGTGGTGGGCTCCGGGCTGGGCCTGGCGATGGGCTGGGTGATCCACCGGTTCGGCGTGCAGCCGTTCATCGTGACGCTGGCCGGCATGTTCCTGGCCCGCGGCCTGTGCTTCGTGATCAGCGTGGAGTCGATCTCCATCAAGGACCCGGCCTTCCGCACCCTGGCCACGGAGTCGATCGAGCTGCCCGGCAAGGTGACCATCACCTACCCGGTGGTGATCGCCCTGGTGGTGGTGCTGGCCGCGGCGTACGTGCTGCACCTGACCCGGTTCGGGCGCACCGTGTACGCCGTGGGCGGCAGCGAGTCCTCGGCGCGGCTGATGGGCCTGGCCACCACGCGCGCGAAGATCGGCGTGTACGTGGTCAGCGGCTTCTGCTCGGCCCTGGGCGGCCTGCTCTACAGCCTCTACATGCTGTCCGGCTACAGCCTGCACGCGGTGGGCATGGAGCTGGACGCGATCGCCGCCGTGGTGGTGGGCGGCAGCCTGCTGTCCGGCGGGGTCGGGTTCGTGGTCGGCTCGGTGGCGGGCGTGCTGGTGCTGGGCACGATCCAGACGCTGGTCTCGTTCCAGGGCACGCTGTCCTCGTGGTGGACCAAGATCGTCGTCGGTGCCCTGCTGCTGGCGTTCATCGCGCTGCAGCGGCTCATCGTGCGGCGGTCCTGA